The DNA segment AACTGCACATCATAATCCAGTTGTTCGTTGCTCTGGGAGGCAAATGATTGATCTGGCAAGTCTGTGGTGTCAGAGTCTGAAGTTAGCAGTGAATATAAATATTCAGATGAAGAGTTCCTCTTCATGTTATTCAGAGGCTTGGGGTGTGCATGGTTACCCTGGTAATGTATCTCAACAATTTTCCCATCTATAGTTCTATCAACTTTTTTCTTCGCATAACAATTGGGGTGTGTGCATCTATAGTAACTTACTCGATTTTCATTTCCTTTCCCAACTTTATCTTCATATTTTTTCCAATTGTACCCATCTCCTTCCATTCTTAACAATGGAATTTGTTGGTAGCCGAAGCCATTGTTGTCATCGGCTTCTCTTTCTCCACCATCTGCAGTACCAAGTTCTATGGTTACGTGGTCTTCCATTGGTACTGTTTCAATCTCTGACTCAGACTCTTTAGAACGAAGAATCATGAAACAATAGCACAAGATGGCTGCAACAATAAAGAGCATCAAATTGATCTCCATAAGTTGAACAGTTAAGCATCCAAGGAAGAAATTGAGGAGATCTGCTCCAAACCCCAGGTTGATCTGCCTTGAAAGACACAAAGACATCAAAGCAAAGGCTCCACACGAAATCAAACTTAATCCGTTTGGTTTTCCATTCGCAGATTTATCAGATACGAAAGAGTAGAAAGAAGTGAGCAACAAAACCAGAACACCCGCGTGAACTTTCAGCGAGAAACACCTGGAACGTTTCCATTTCTTCAGAAATAACACGATGCTGCTGATAGAGAAGCTTACCATGGTGTAAAGGATGATCTTCAAGAAGTTCCACTCTCCAAATAGATGGTTGAAAGAGGAACTAAACGCATAACAGATAAGTCCAATCACACTGGAGATAAACCCCACAACTCTGCATAGACTTTTCTGTTCTAGAGGATTGAAATTTCGGAGAGACATCACTTGATTTCTACAGGACAGAGCTTTTGGTTTGGTTGTGGATTTTGAGAAGTTGAAAGAGGAAGGGAAGGATCTGAGATGGAGCAGAACAGAAATTGGTACAATGTCAAGAGAGTTGGCATAGTCAATGGTAGGAAGACTTGGGAATCGTTTATTATAGCGTTGCAACAAGTTGCATGAAGTTGGAAGAAGGTCCTGGGTAGGTGCAAAATTTATGACTTTTATTTGAGATTAGTAATTAGAAATAAGAAATAAGAATATTTGAATAagatttattttataagttgatttttaatcagtttatgtaaaatttaaaaattaattatgacCTAATTGGAGTATTTTTATAGAATAGACTTATATAGAATAGACATCGACCCTCTATAGGATAGACCTTGACActaataataaagtaaaacatATCGATTAATGAAGTACTTAAGCAttagtttttgagttttttggCTTCTTCCTTGAATATGTTGTCCAAGGTGTTTTCAAAACAACAGTGTTGAAACATTTCCTGGGTTCACGGTTCATTTTAGAAAACATGTTGACTTCTTGATTTGGCTGGTCTTCATCTCCATGTAAGTCTTTCTCTTCATCTACATTTTCATGAATACTTTCTGGCTTTATGAAGTATGTGCAATCCACTGAAAGAGGTCAAACTTCAATTAATGAAGTACTTAAGAATCAGTTTTTGGGTTTACTGCACTAATAACAAAGTAAAACGTATCGATTAATGAAGTACTTAAGCATcaatttttgggtttttttgGCTTCCTTTGAATATGTTGTCCAAGGTATTTTCAAAACAACAGTCTTGAAACGTTTCCTGGGTTCACGGTTCATTTTAGGAAACATGTTGACTTCTTCATTTGGCTGGTCTTCATCTCCATGTAAGTCTTTCTCTTCATCTACATCTTCATGACTACTTTCTAGCTTTCTGAAGTATGTGCAATCCACTGAAAAAGGTTCAACTTCAATTACTTATGACCGAACTTCAGGAATAGAACAGAACTTCTGCTTGCAATTAACTCAAGTATGTCGTTGATCTCTTTCTCCATACTCATGAttaatacttcattttcctcagATTTGCGCATCAGTTCAACAACTTTCACTGTCATTGCACGAACTTCATCCTTTGTTGCTTTCTTCTTCCTAATTCCACAACCAATTTGGTGAAAAACTTCTTGAACAAATTCACTGCAAAGTTCTTCATTGGAAGCACATAACTCAACAATAACCTGTTCGTTGACATATATAATTCCAAACTTAATTATCTACATTCAGAACAACATTAATGTAATACAAATTCCAATAAAAATGACATACCATATTCTTACACAGACCAATCGAAGTTCATTGTCACCAACTATAACATCTATCAAATGCATGATATGAGGATATTTATTTCCACTCCTAGGTATTTGACGCTTATAAGAGAACAAATGCTCCATCGCCAATATCTGAAGAATGAATacaaaaaattcatttattacaAAGTCAAACACCAAACACATGCACAATTATTACAAACATTTAGcaataagaaaaatgttttatattacCTGCAACAGATATACACAACCATCCAAATGGATAGACGACATACTTTCCTAGGTCATCCATTTTGAAGCTGAACACAAATTATCAACCAAAATGTCATATGCTTAAACACCTGTATATCAAATCAAATAGAAATAcactataatatataaaattatcaaaaaataaatataacaaatcatCATTTCAATCAAACCTTAGCTTGAGTCTTGGGATGATGATCAATCGCAAGAACCTCCTCATTTGAGCATCCGTTAATTGACATTATATCCTGAACAAGTAATTATTTAATCAATTGAAAACCATGAACACCAAAATTCAATTCtacaaaaaccaaaataaatacTACCCTACCAAAATACATGCAAGAAATTAGTAAAGCACACGAATTTTAACTATGCATAAACGTGGTGGCAGGTCACCACCTATTCCTAGATACCTGACCCCTTCCCCAACCTCTTTGCCCATCTCAACCCTCATAAAACCAAAAGCAAACATTAACTTCGAAGGTTACAAGATAGTGCATAAATACCTACATAAATCACATTTGAACCTATTCTTACAATGATCAATTCTCTAACCTTCAATCACCTCATTGCACTACCTTTTCAACCCTCACAACACCAAAACAACACATGCAAACATAACAGTGGTAAGACAACGTGACAATGCAAAAAGTGTTTCATAGGACACCATATAAAAACAAAGGGGTCTCCACTTTCCCATGACAATGTCACTAATTCAGGAATTAACATTCACATTCAATTTTATCACCACTAACTCAGTCCCTAACCTTCTGGACACACAGAAACTCCAAAATCAGTCCCACAATTGCACAACAAAAAACAATGAAAACCCAATCCATTCAAACTTCAAAACTCAAAAACCATAACATCAAACAAACAAACGAAATTGCATTTTGCatatcaagtttttttttaaattcattttttcaaTGCCATAAATTTAGTGATATTGACCCTTTTCAGTTAAACTACACAAATGGTACATACATGTTCAACTTACAGGGTTTTATACCAAATCTATGTCAGCTGACCTACAACCACTATTTTATTTGCCACTTATCCTTCTTTGGTCCATTATTCTTGCAATATTTGCTTTTCTATTCCTCTAAATTTATAATTCCAAGaacttctttgttttttttcaatatatccAACAATCTGCACATTTTCATGATTTTTATCTAATCAAACCCTATGACTGAACAGTATGACAAGGATGGTTACTAACAATTTTACTTATTTGTGATTAACAATCATTACAATACTTCTTCATAATGATAAAAACTTTCTTTAACTAATATTCTTTAgaaaattgatataaaaatttCCAAACTTAAAGGCTGAAAGTGctttttttagtaatttaaattgTACAAGGCTACAAGCTTTATTTTGGGAACAAAATTGTTAGACAAAATCACAGTACAAAAACTCCTTCAGAGGTGACCACATAAAAACGAAGGGGCCGTCACTTAGCTAGATAGATCACATTGCAAACATTCACATTAAATTCTATCACCAGGAACTCATAACacacaaaattcaaaatcagtccCAAAATTGTAGAGCAAAAAATAGTAAACAATGAAAtccaaatcaattaaaaattcaaaactcAAAAACCACAACAATAAACAATCAAACGCAATTACACTACACTCAACGCTACACAACGAAAATCAAACCAAAAGCAAAACAATCAAACAAATAACCTCGTACCAAACGAACCAAAATACATACCTGATTCGAAATTGCACTCTTCAACGAAAACCCTAATGCCAACGCACCTCTATGAAGCTTCCTTCTCCCTTTAATAACCATCGTACAATTGTTTAGCGCCCAATCCAAAACCTTAAACCGCTGCACTCCAAAACCCCACCAATTGAGACCCTCCCAATCCAAAATGCACACAAATTCCAACTTGTTCTTTTGCAATGAAGAACCTCAAACGCAAACGTTGTCCCTTCGCAATCCACAATCCTACCTTTCAAACGCACCGATCAATGGAAGAAAAAACTCTATTGCTTCCACAAACCCTTTCACGAATGCACTCCAAAACCCTTTCAGAAACGCACCTTCCAAATGCTATAATTTGTCAATTTTTTCAACTCAGCAAGTTAGACCCACACACTctttctttaatattaaaacTGTGATGTCACCCAGTTGTATTATGAAGCAACATTATTAGAGATGTCAAAATTTCGATACTCAAATTATATTTCATGTGGATACTGATGAGTTCTCCTGAAGTGCACATCATAATCCAATTGTTGGTTGCTCTGGGAGGCAAATGATTCAGTGGTGACAGAGTCTGAAGTTAGCAGTGAGTATAAATATTCAGATGAAGAGTTCCTCTTCATGTTATTCAGACGCTTGCAATGTGCATGGTTACCCTGGTAATGTATCTCAACAATTTTCCCATCTATAGTTCTAACAACTTTTTTATTCACATAACAATTGGGGTGTGTGCATTTATAGTAACTTACTTGATTTTCATTCCCTTTCCCTGTTTTATCTTCACATTTTTTCCAGTTGTACCCTTCTCCTACCATTCTCAATAACGGAATTTGTTGGTCATCGGCTCCTCTTTCTCCACCATATGCAGTACCAAGTTCTATGGTCACGTGGTCTTCCATTGGTACTGTTCCAATCTCAGACTCAGACTCTTTAGAACGAAGAATCATGAAACAATAGCACAAGATCGCTGCGACAATAAAGAGCATCAAATTGATCTCCATGAGTTGAACAGTTAGACTTCCAAGGAAGAAATTGAGGAGATCTGCTTCAAACCCTAGGTCGATCTGCCTTGAAAGACACAAAGACATCAAAGCAAAGGCTCCACACGAAATCAAACTTAATCCGTTTGGTTTTCCATTCACAGATTTATCATACACGAAAGAGTAGAAAGAAGTGAGCAACAAAACCAGAACACCCGCGTGAACTTTCGGCGAGAAACGACCGGAACGTTTCCATTTCTTCAGAAATAACATGATACCGCTGATAGAGAAGCTTACCATGGTGTAAAGGATGATCTTCAAGAAGTTCCACTCTCCAAATAGATGGTTGAAAGAGGAACTAAACGCATAACAGATAAGTCCAATCACACTGGAGATAAACCCCACAACTCTGCATAGACTTTTCTGTTCTAGAGGATTGAAATTTCGGAGAGACATCACTTGATTTCTACAGGACAGAGCTTTTGGTTTGGTTGTGGATTTTGAGAAGTTGAAAGAGGCAGGGAAGGATCTGAGATGGAGCAGAACAGAAATTGGTACAATGTCAAGAGATTTGGCATAGTCAATGGTAGGAAGAGTTGGGAAGCGTTTATTATAGTGTTGCGTTTCTGGTTGCAGGAAGCTCCTGGTATGCAGAAACTTTATGACTTTTGTTTCCATATTTTGAAATAAGAACATTGTAAACTTTATTCTatgaattgatttttaattaggTTTACCGGGAAATCAAGAAATCGATCACTGATTTAATTAGAGTATTTTTTAGAATCAACTTCAatagaaaatttaaaagtaacaGCACTAAGTGATTCGGTTACTACTTCctcatataaaattattgaatCAGGAGATATAATAATATGGAAAAGACAAAACTGTTTGAAGCACCCACAGAATTGAAAGAACCGGAGCACCTTTGTTTGAAACTGGTAAGTGCAGGTTATTCACATTTCATTTAATAATCAGAGACGAATTCAAATCTAAGTTAtggtaattaaatttatatcgATTAACTATGACCAATCGGTTTTCTTAATAGGTCAaatgttatatttaaaaaaaaactgatttaaACGTGTAGATAGTTTTTTATGTTTAGAGATGGTTGAAGATCCACATTAACTAAAAATtatgacatttcattgtatataagtgggtgtaaacctccCCACAAGCTGATTTATGAAGTTGacatgattttaatttttttttattaaataattatatgtacTTGTAAATAGTATTATACTTAAATTTACCAAATTAAAAGTCAACTAGGTTAATTCTAGACAATTATGATTTTCGTGACCTAAAAGAATGAATTGTGAACTGGATATTGGGTTTTGTAAGAAGAGATGAGGAATGAAAGTTAGATGGAAGGTATTCTGATACTTATATAAGGACTATATATTcgtgtttgttttaatttatttattgtttgttaaaaaaaatataatagttgGCATGTTTACCATATGAATATCTTGGAACTTCCCAATGAAAATTCCATAAGCTGCAACATCATATTTTGAAGTGAGACTCTTATTTGTTCACTCACCCCAAAATCATAGGCATTCCATGAAGATTGAGTGTTGCAGATTGTTAAAATtgcaataataaaataaaataaaatggattATTTCAGATGATACAACCCAAAGCCCCACAGTAGATAAGGGTTATTTTAAATTGGTACGTCTCAATATTGTTTTGGATAAAAACCAAGAAACGCAaactttcattttaaaataacccTTTATTGGTTTTTAAACGCTCGTAAGCTGCACAATGAAGATTCCTACACAAAAGTTGGTTGCCATGCATTCAAATGAACAATGCAGATTCCTGACGCGTTTGATTGTGTTGTGTAGTTGAGGGGGTGTAGCTGAGGTTTTCTGATGGTCTTAAATATGGTGTTTTCAGCAAAACATTCATGTAGAAAGTGTGGTAATGGATAATctgttatttgttttttataattgtttatgaattattttttagaagGTAATCAACTACATGCATGAGACAATTGATGTTGTGTGTATTTTGTAtgagataatcgattatcataggaaaaaaatcaattatggaGGATGTTTTGTGTTTATGTAATTTCGATTTTATTTTATGAGGTTTATTTGGTTGTTGTGTTGGTTGAAATTGATTCGTAATTTCACAGTAGTTACATTTGCATGGATATATGTGTTGATGCTCGTGATGAACTGAATCAATCAAATATCAATAATCctttatttatagaaaaatatatattattattatctttattattaCTGGGGCTTGCTTTGTagccgcattttttatttttatcattgttatattcatatattctttacaaaaaataaataaaaaaatcaaataataagaAGGGGATAACCACTAAATCAAATGAtaagaagaaataaaaactataatttttaaaagagacaaagatatgaaaaaaaaaatgtttcaaaaaTAGTAAGAACTATCCCACGTTTAATAAAATGTTTAGTTCTAGGTTGGACAAACTACTCCAtatctaatatttaaaattgataactaTTTTTTACAAGATgacaatatattaatattaaaaataaaataaaaatatagtgtCCAATTTAATTCtaagaataattaattttttagtaaatacttaaaaaaaaagaaaatgagtaaaatatctaaaataaaacaataaaataaaatattaataaagataaaataggaacaaatttatatgaaaaaaacaattataatgaataattatctttatttttaggtatagattaatataaattattaaattaatatttttattttaatatatatatatatatatataaatagtgtttttttatatttaaatgaattttttgttttctatttttatttttgaataaatatttttaatcaaatgtcatatttttataataatttaataaattcatataaaaCATGTGCAACttactaatttataattaaaaatgagAACAAGAAATATGTTGccaatattttatttacttgAAAATTAAGCATGAAATCCCGTTCCCATCTCGTAGCTCCAACGCAATTGCTGTTTGGGTCACAGTCCCTCAGATTCCTCCTGTGTATGCATTTCATCTCTTCTCTATTTGTTCATGGATTATGCATCTTCCTTTCTTTcttcaaacaaatcaaatctaaattttctttctttttgaaaATTAGCAACTGGGTATTCCAAACTCTTCCTTTTTCTCAACTCAGTTTCAGTTTCTGGGTAATTCcctgttatttttaattaagcaTCTCAAAGGGCATTTCATTCAGAAATCCAAGGATCCAAACTCTTAGTTCATTGAAAATTTACTAATCTCAGTTGACAGCATACTATGTGGGTAGGAAAGCAAATTGGGATGATCTTATAAGCTTTAGAATCACTAGCTGCAACTTAAGTTTAAGCTTCTGATGTGTTATTTATAGTGCAATTAAGTTAAACTTTACTTACTTAGAACCCTGTTAAGCTCATGCTAATGTATTTTTGTTGGGTCTTGTCATGTGCAGCAAAGCTCAAAAATGGAGGGGACTGTTTTCGCTCCTGCACTGAAAGAACTTGAGCATGTAAAGTCTGAGCAAGGAGAAATTCTGAGCAAGTCTTTCTTGGAAGCGTGCAAGCACATATTGCCAGTAATAGGTGTGTCTTGTTCATTACCGTGTTATTAGCACTTTAAAGAAAGAAGTAATAGATGCTAACATTTCCCGGAGTGTTTCCTCCATATATAATCTGTGGTGTCTTAAATGATACTATATTTGCTAAATTTAAAGGAATTATCAACTCTTTGAGCCAGGTAAGATGCATAATGTGAGTTTTTCCAAGGTGGACTTTGTTGATCCTGTTCTGTTAGCATTCATCCAgagattttatttttcatcaataaaatgtggaaaatgttttgattgtttttaattttgttttcttggtCTCTTAGGTATCTATATCTTCATTTCTAGATCGATGACTATTAATGTGCagaagtaaattttattttacagtTTTAACTCTACAACTGTGACATATTCAACACAATAGATTGTGAACCAATGCATCCTGGTTTAGTTCTTGTTTAAGCATAAATGAATACATGTGTCATGGTTAAAAGATCTAACACTTTTCTTGTAACAGATAAGTTTGGAGCTGCTATGGCCCTTGTTAAATCTGACATAGGTGGCAACATAACGGTATGTTTTTGTGAACTGCTCATTCCGACTCTAATGTTACTGTATACTTTTTTAGATACTTTCCTGCAGCTTTGAATGTATTATTCTTCACTTCTTATGGTAACATGGTATAGCTATATATATGTATTGCATAGTATTTGGTTGTgtttcattttgttttaatttgtgGGTTTCTATCTGACTTAcataataaaatgtttttcatttgTTTAACGATTATAAGTGTGTACATTATCTAAGCCTTGTGATCATATCCTATTTGTTCTAATTCCGTACCTCACTGATTTTCTTGGCAGAGATTGGAAACTATGTATTCCTCCAATCCATCCAGATTCAACTACCTGTACAGTTTGGTACAGGTGGAGATTGAAACTAAAACTGCTAAATCATCATCTAGTTGCACCAATGGCCTTCTTTGGCTGACAAGGTAATGAACATCATGCAGTTGCATTTAACTTGCGTTTTCATATTGGTATGACATTCCTAAATCGTTTTTTTTGGAGAACTTTTTCTAATACAACCTCTGAAAAACACTGTTGTTGCTGTGCTTATAGTTCTTTTCTTATAACAATGGCTATATAATACTAAACAAATTTGGCATTATAGTCATTCAAACAATAATTGTTGTTGGTTGCTACTGCATAATTACTGCAGACTATGGTTGCTGCTTTACTCATACTAAACAAcctcaaaaacaaaaaaattatatccaaATCATTCATAATTCATCATCTTCCTCTCCAAGATCTGCAGACTATGGTTGCTGCTTACTTCTATGCGTACTGAGCTGAGGTGCTAAGGCTTCCAGCGCGGATAAACTTTCTTAGTCAGACTTGATAGGTGAGACTTGCACGAAAAAACGGATAAGAATATTAGTATGCAAGGCCTGAATCCGGTTTCACCCACAGTTCAGGCTGCAATTTGCGATTCCGAGTGTGATACAAATGATACAACACTGATTCGGGTGCCCAAACGAGTTTTCCAACAATTGTATCATGGGGTGGCGAATCGTATTGTGCTATACAAATTATGTATCATGTGATGATGATACACTATCATGCTCTAAACATATTAGTATATGATTACAGTATGAGATAGTTTCATACATAGtttcatacattctaacaaagcTCAATGAAAAGCTTTACCTTATAGCAATTACAATAGCTATGTTTTGCAAGAACATTTCTGCCTTTCAAGAGAGACAAGTGAAGATATAAGAAAGCATAAAATTAGGAAAGATAATGGGGAGAAAGTAGGGGTAGCATCTGTGAGGAAAAAGATGATAAAATTTTACTGAAGATTGCTTGACCAAGTGAGAAATATACCAATAGAAGCTCCAGTGAGAAGAGCTGGTAACATGAAGACCAATAGAAAGCCCAGTAAATAGAGGTGGATGACAGTCAAAAGGGAGGGATAGATACCATAAAAAGGATGTAGATCTAAATGACAGTTTTGTAGAATTGATTTTTGTCACAGTGCAATTCTTTTAGCTTACTCTACTCCATCATATTAGGAAACAACTTGTGTTGTCATTGTATGCAACTATGATGAATCCTTTAAATTTGGTTCATTTCGATTTtaccttttatttcttttaatactGTTATGAAACTTCAGCTAGTTCTGCTTATCTTTCTCAAGGTTTTGAGACTAAtgtgataattatttttatttggtggTCAGAGACCTTAGCTAATGAGTATTTGTTGCCATTGCCATATTTATCCTTGCaattttatttatgataaattttTCGCTAACCGATCAAATCTTCAGAGCAATGGATTTCTTGGTGGCTTTGTTTCGAAACTTAATTGAGCATGAAGATTGGACAATGTCCCAAGCTTGTACAGATTCCTATAACAAGACTCTGAAGAAGTGGCATGGCTGGCTTGCTAGTTCAAGCTTCAGTGTAATCTTATGtttaattctttgttgataTAATCTTGAATATTTTGATAGAAACACCAAATCCAGCTTTTTGACTTATCGGAGGTCTATAAATCGTCTTGCAAATCTGTAGAATGTCAATGGCTGGGCATTGAAATAGTCTTCCTAGAAAATCCTGTTAAGTTGACCATGTGCATCATTGTGTTGTCAATTTTCTACAACCTTTGCACTTCATCACGTCAGTGCTTCAGATTCATTGTTGTATGAAATACGTTTAactatcaatattattactttatttgtCCTAATTTCCTGTATTTAGACATTTTAGCATTAAGGTTTCTAAATAAATGACCCGAATGTCCTCCTGATCATGTAAAACATTACACCAACAATGAAATAAGCTTGCATCTTCTAGTTTCTTTGCACTTTACGTTAGTCTATGTAATTTAAGTTAAAGAATTTAAATACCgtgcaattttttttaactatgaaGTGAATGTACATTGTATGAAACTGAATATGGTTTTGGGCTGTGTACTAAACATTTGACCTGCAGGTTGTCATGAAGCTTGCTCCTGGTAGGAAGAAGTTCATGGAGGTGATAGGAGGCACCGGCGATATCAATGCTGACATTGATAAATTTTGTACATCCTTTTCTCCTCTACTTGAAGAAAATCACAAGTTTCTGGTAAGAAATAAGATATATTGGATCATTTTTATGCTTGAAGATGATCATAGAATGACAATGATTTTATATTATCTTATTCTCAGTGGTGTATGTTAGCAACTTCATATTTTAAACCTTTTATCCAGGAACTCATCAAACTTCTCTTTCTGAACAGGCTCGTCTTGGCTTGGATGACATGAAAGCATCATAAACCACAGATTCATGGTCAGAAATTTTCGATGAGTAGCTCTTACATGCTCTTATCAATTTTACTGGCACAAATATACAAACACTGACTTTCATCTTGTGTTAAATTGTAAGAACACTAAGTACTGTATTTGGATCTTACACTGTATCTTTGAGATATCAAAGTTGGTCACCATTAGTTAGTTTATTACAAAGGTTAAGGCTAATGGTTGGTTGTTTAGAGCTTGTTTTCTGAAATACAGTATAAAGTTGGTCACTTTTTGTATTTAAACttgtgttaaaaaaattagaccGTGGAACTCGTGGTTCCTATTGGTGGGTTGGCTTTGATCTCCCACGTTCGCATCATAATTCCTTGACTCATTTGTGTAACTCTCACAAGCTGTTTTTGCTCCTCAAAGTCCCCCATAGCTGAAAAATTCAAAATCGAATACAGATGATATTTTTTTCTGAGAAAACCTCACATCTGCATATAGGATATGTTGTATTGAATATTTCTTTCTCTAATACATCATGTCCTTTTCCATTGTAGCTCGCCACCCTATTGGGAGTCTTATTTTtggtttacttttttttaaacaaaaaataataaataaatatggattacttaagagaataaaaaaaaaacaagacatTATACCTTTTTCTAACCCAAACCCTCAGTAAATACTCTTTGTTATAACATGATTTGGTTTAATGTACTCCAATACTTCCATGATTTGGTGTGATTTCACTAAAAGAAGTGATAATTATCTATAAATTTGAATtcgtaaataaattaaaatttgcaTACGAATTTTATGTATGGATTgttatttaca comes from the Phaseolus vulgaris cultivar G19833 chromosome 8, P. vulgaris v2.0, whole genome shotgun sequence genome and includes:
- the LOC137825822 gene encoding uncharacterized protein, with amino-acid sequence MSLRNFNPLEQKSLCRVVGFISSVIGLICYAFSSSFNHLFGEWNFLKIILYTMVSFSISSIVLFLKKWKRSRCFSLKVHAGVLVLLLTSFYSFVSDKSANGKPNGLSLISCGAFALMSLCLSRQINLGFGADLLNFFLGCLTVQLMEINLMLFIVAAILCYCFMILRSKESESEIETVPMEDHVTIELGTADGGEREADDNNGFGYQQIPLLRMEGDGYNWKKYEDKVGKGNENRVSYYRCTHPNCYAKKKVDRTIDGKIVEIHYQGNHAHPKPLNNMKRNSSSEYLYSLLTSDSDTTDLPDQSFASQSNEQLDYDVQFWRTHQYPHDI
- the LOC137825821 gene encoding uncharacterized protein — protein: MFLFQNMETKVIKFLHTRSFLQPETQHYNKRFPTLPTIDYAKSLDIVPISVLLHLRSFPASFNFSKSTTKPKALSCRNQVMSLRNFNPLEQKSLCRVVGFISSVIGLICYAFSSSFNHLFGEWNFLKIILYTMVSFSISGIMLFLKKWKRSGRFSPKVHAGVLVLLLTSFYSFVYDKSVNGKPNGLSLISCGAFALMSLCLSRQIDLGFEADLLNFFLGSLTVQLMEINLMLFIVAAILCYCFMILRSKESESEIGTVPMEDHVTIELGTAYGGERGADDQQIPLLRMVGEGYNWKKCEDKTGKGNENQVSYYKCTHPNCYVNKKVVRTIDGKIVEIHYQGNHAHCKRLNNMKRNSSSEYLYSLLTSDSVTTESFASQSNQQLDYDVHFRRTHQYPHEI
- the LOC137826831 gene encoding glycolipid transfer protein 1-like isoform X1; translated protein: MHFISSLFVHGLCIFLSFFKQIKSKFSFFLKISNWVFQTLPFSQLSFSFWQSSKMEGTVFAPALKELEHVKSEQGEILSKSFLEACKHILPVIDKFGAAMALVKSDIGGNITRLETMYSSNPSRFNYLYSLVQVEIETKTAKSSSSCTNGLLWLTRAMDFLVALFRNLIEHEDWTMSQACTDSYNKTLKKWHGWLASSSFSVVMKLAPGRKKFMEVIGGTGDINADIDKFCTSFSPLLEENHKFLARLGLDDMKAS
- the LOC137826831 gene encoding glycolipid transfer protein 1-like isoform X2, with translation MEGTVFAPALKELEHVKSEQGEILSKSFLEACKHILPVIDKFGAAMALVKSDIGGNITRLETMYSSNPSRFNYLYSLVQVEIETKTAKSSSSCTNGLLWLTRAMDFLVALFRNLIEHEDWTMSQACTDSYNKTLKKWHGWLASSSFSVVMKLAPGRKKFMEVIGGTGDINADIDKFCTSFSPLLEENHKFLARLGLDDMKAS